CATCCAGCGCCGGATGATGTCGTCAAGAACAACACGATGAAGGTAGCTGTTAATCTGAATCATGGCCGATCCGGGTCCAGGGAGACCCTTCCCGGCAGTGCCGATGCATCCGCTCACGATGCGGAAAGGGTCCGTCGATGTCGGCCATTATATCATACGCGGATCGGGAGTTCCGCGCTTTTCAGGAAATACGGCAGGGTATGAGTCATAATTTCCCTTCTTGCATCCCGCGGATCAATCTGACAAATTACATGCATTGTTCTTTCCAACCAATCATCCCAAAGGAGAAGACAGCCATGAAGGACGACAACCGAATCAGTCCCTCCACTCTCTTGATCCAGATGGGAGTCACACCCGCCGACAATGCAATGGAAATGAAAACGGCCGTCCCCTGGAAAAGCATGATGGGAGGGATGCAGACCCGGATGCTGTTTCAGTACCAGCAGTTTCTCGACGGCATCAGCCGGAACTATGGGCTGTTCGGACCCCTGGCCATCGCCGCCAGCATTCAGAGCACCTTCCTCAAACCTTTTTTCACGGATCCGATCAAGGCCCACGCACGCATCACGGCGCGTTCAGGCAAGGAACCGGACATCTACCGGGACTTGAACGGATGGATTTACAAAAACTATGCCCGCTCGCTCTACGATCTCTGCGGCTACTTCATGAAGGACGGCAAATTCGATCGTAAAAAGGCTGCCTCCGTCGCCACGACGCCTGAGGGGCATCGCATGCTGAAGGAATACGTCCAGGAATTCTGCCAGATGGAATGCGCATACAACTCCCTTGGCATGACCCGGCTCAAAGCAATGAAGGAAATGCTCATATGCCTCCTGGTCGTCATTACGGAACTGCCGCTGGACGGGGAGGGCCTTCCCTACATGAGAAAGAAGCCGGATGGCACCGACGGCATGACCTTCGAGGAATACCTGGCGGAGAACCGCTTCCGCCTGGAGTGCCTGTACAATGCCAACGCCTTCGATCCGAAGGAGTATTCCGAGCGGGCCACGCAAGGACATATCGGTTGCTCCGAATATGAGATCGTAAGGGGATCCCGGCTCCACAGCGTCCGTCTTCGGCATTATCTCATGCCGAAGGGGATCAAGCCCAACGGCCGGGTGCTCTACATCTCAACCCCCCTGATCAACAAGCCGGAGCTGTTCGATCTCGCCGACGGCAAATCGGTCGTACAGGGCATGCTGCACGAGGGATACGCCGTCTATCTGGTCGACCACGGGGAATGCAGTCCCGACGACACGAAGCTGGAGCTATCCTTTTTCAACAAGACCGTTCACGACCGTTACCTGGAGATCATCCGCAAGAGGCACCCGAAGGCCCAGATCGACATCATGGGCTACTGCATGGGAGGGACGCTGATGCTTCCCTACCTTGCCCGGCGCGCGGAGGAGCGCATGGCCCGGGGTGATGAAATGGACATCTGCAAGATTGCCCTCATGGCTTCACCGGTCCGGTTTGACGACGCGGAAAGCGGCCACGAAAAAATGAGGTCCTTTATCCGCCAGAACTACGACCCCAACCTCATGAGCGAGCTGTTCGGGAGCGTCAACATCCCTCCCCAGATCATCGACTTCGGGATGAACGAGATCCAGCCCGGGGTCCATTATACCGTACTCTCCGGTTTCTACGGCCGCGCCATCTATGCCAACGCAATCGAGGATTCAGCTCCTTTCCTCTACTGGCTCACACACGGGACGAAGTTTCCCGCCAGGGCACACCGGCAGTGGATCGAGCAGTTTTTCATGGGGAACGAACTGGTGAAGGGCACCTATTGCATGCCCTCCTCGAATCCGGACCTGGATGGAAAGCCCGTGGACATGGACGCCCTCCGCAGGGGCGGGGTGCGGATCTTCGATTACCGGGGTTCCCGGGATCCCATTGCCCCCCCTGGCTCCTGCGTGGCCAGCCAGCTCTGGGGGATGCGCGCCGAAGGAAACATCCAGATGACCCGCGGCGGCCTGAACCGGACCTTCGAGAAGAACATCGGCCACATCTTCGTCGTGAGCAAGCAGCTCCTCGCGGAATATCTCAAGACCGTCACCGACTTTCTCAATGACGGTCCGTGCGAGGGGGTCGATGAAATGGCGGCGTAACGACCCGCGGGGATGGAACCTTTCGGGGTAGCGGATCCGGCACGGGATCACTGCAGCACGGAGTACCCTTTTTCGCGGATCAGCCTCAGGCAGGCATCAACGACGTCCCGGTCGTAAAGAATTCCCCGGTTCCTTTCAATCTCTTCGACAGCCGCCTCGATTCCCAGGGTGGGCCGGTAGGGACGGTGAGAAGCCATGGACTCCACGACATCGGAAACAGCCAGGATGCGGGCTTCCAGGATAATCTCCTCCCCTTCCAGTTTTCTCGGATAACCCGATCCGTCCATCCGCTCATGGTGCTGGTAGACGATCTCGGCAAGTTGCCAGGGCGATTCCACATCCTTCAGAATCTCATAGCCTTTCTGTGCGTGTTCCCTGACCAGGGCGAATTCGATCTCTCTCAGTTTCTTGGGTTTGCTCAAGATCTCGGCGGGCACATAGAGCTTCCCGATGTCGTGAATGACGGCGGCCATGCGGAGACCCTCAATCCGGTCGCGGGACAATCCCATTTCCTCGGCGATATTGGCCGCAAGTTCCGAAACCCGGACCTGGTGGCCCGCCGTATAGGGATCCCGGGTTTCCACCGCCGAAACCAGGACGTGAATCGTCGTTCCCAATGCCTTCCGCAGATTCTCGAGGGTTTCCTGGAGGTTCTTTTCCGCCTGCTTGCGCGTGGTGATGTCACGGGCCATGCCGCGAAAGCCGATGGGATTTCCTTGTTCGTCCGACAGCAGACCGGCCCATGACTCATAATTCTTCACCTGTCCGTCTTTCATGACCACGTCATAATCAAAAAGCCGGACGGGCTGGCCCGTATTGTAGATTTTCGAAAATATGTCCAGCACCAGTTTGCTGGTCTCGGGACTGATATACTTCCGATAGTTCATGCCTATGAGTTCTTCGTGGGTATACCCCGTCTTACTGACCAGTGCTTCGTTGAAGAAAACAAGATCTCCTCTCAGGTTTAACTCAAAATAGGCATCGTCTATGTCTTCGAGGATGTTGCGGTACTTCGCCTCGCTCTTCCTCAGGGCCTCTTCCACCTGCTTTCGGTTCGTTACGTCTTCATAGAGCGCCACGATCTCCCCGGAAGGCAGCCGGAAGACATGGTTCTCCCGCCAGCCCTCAATACGCTGGTCTTTGTAAAAGGTAATATCGTGATCCTCGGCTCTGCCCGTTTCCCAGACCCGCCGGAATACATCGAACAGTCCGAAATCCCGGACCCCCGGGAAAACCTCTGTCACCTTACGGCCCAATACCTCTTCTTTTTTGATCTTCTCCAACCGTTCCGCCGCCTGGTTGAAGTCCCGGATGACGAAGTCTTGCCCGTCGTCTACGGCTTCATAGATGACCGCACAGCTGCACATCCTCTCGAAGAGCTGGCGGAAGCGGACCTCACTCCTCTGCAGGGCCTCTTCCGCCTGTTTGCGGTCGGTAATGTCGATGGCGATTCCCTGGTAATGGGTGATCGAACCGTCTGGACCGCGCCGTATCCATGTTCTGTCATCGATCCATCGTATCTCGCCGGATTTTGAGAAGATTCGGTATTCCTGGGTGAACTCGCCCCGGCCTTCCCGGGTATACTGCTCCACTTCTGTGCCTATCCTCTGAATATCTTCCGGGTGAACGATGGAGGCATAGGAAATCAGGCCCCCCGTGAAATCGTCAGGAACATAGCCGTAGGAAGTGATGCTTCCGGATACATATTCCACCGGCCATCCCGGTTCGGCCTTCCAAAGCCAGGCGACTGCAGGGCTGTGGTCGATGATGAATTCCAGCTCCTGCCTTTTCGCATAGGCCGCCTGCAGTTTCTCCTCCATCTTTTGGCGTTCGGTGATGTCCCTGGCAATGGAGACCATCCCGATGATTTTCCCATTGCTCCAGATGGGGGACCCACTGATCTCGCCATGCTTGATGCAGCCGTCCCTGGCAATAAATCGATAACGGGCCGCTTCAATGGTGTCGCCATGCAGAATCCTCTCTACGTCGGATGCGACGCGTTCAAATGAATCCGGCGTCAGAATGGTTTTCAAGTCGAAAACCGGACGGCTGACAAACTCTTCCGGTTTATAACCCAGGATTCTCTCCAGGCACGGAGTTATGCTTGAAATGACCAGGTCGGCGTCGATTGTGATGATTACATCCGTCACATGCTCAAAGCTCAAACGGTATTTTTCTTCCAAGATCCTTAACTGATGATTGACCGCCTCCAGGTCCGACATCTTCTTTTCCAGTTTCCGGAAGAGGATCTCGTTGTGCTGCCGGAAGATCTCCATCTCCTCGCCGAGGGGCATGACCGCAACCTGCCTCGCGGAGTAGGATTCATCGAGGACCTCCCGAACCAGGCGGACCAGAACATCCGGTTCCTGGGGCTTGACGACGAACCGGTCGGCACCGAGGTCGAGGGCAAAGTCCTGGTCTTTCGGGTCCGTGTAGGTGGCGGTATACACGATAAACGGGATATGGTTCAGTTTCTCGTCCGCTTTCCATTCCCGGCACAGGGCATAGCCGTCCATGACCGGCATGAGGATGTCCGATATGATCACGTCGGGCGGACGGCGTCTCGCCTTCTCGAGGGCTTCCGCTCCGTTCACGGCTCGCTCGACTTGATAGCCTGCCCCTTCAAGAACAAATTCAAGAAGATAGAGATTTTCCTCTTGATCATCGACGATCAGGCATCGGTGCATGATGCTTTCCTCATCCCTTTCCTTCCCGTTGCGGGCCCGAAGCCGGCCGTCCCAATGTTGAGGACGGAGGCTCCGCCGGCTGGTTGGCGGCATGGTCGTTTTCAAACCGGAATCCCTTCTCCAGGAGAAGCCGCCGGCATGCATCCACGACGCCGGCGTCATAGCGGGTTCCCCGGTGCATCGTGATTTCATCCAAGGCCACATCCACGCCAAGGGAAGGACGATAGGGCCGGTGGGAGCTCATGGCCTCCACGACATCGGCCACGGCAATGATGCGCGCCCCCTGCAGAATGCGATCACCGGACAACCCCCGGGGATATCCCGATCCATCGAGTCGCTCGTGATGCTGGAAGATCACTTCCGCGATGGGATAGGCAAAATCGATGTGGCGGATGATTTCATAGCCTTCCTCGGGATGGATCTGGATCAGCCTGTATTCGACATCGCTCAATTTACCGGGCTTGGAAAGGATGTCCGAGGGGATGTGGATCTTGCCAACATCGTGCAGCAGGGCCGCTGTCCCGAGGAACTGGACATGCTCTTCCGGAAGGTGCATCTCCCGGGCAATCGCTGTCACCAGCCGGTTTACCCTCTCCTGGTGCCCTGCCGTATACGGATCCTTGGCCTCGAGCAGCGAGGAGATGGTCCGGATCGTCCCGGACAGGGTGTTCTGAAGCTGTTCGAAGGTCTGCCCGAGTCTTTCCTTGGTCTCGACCAGTTCCGTGATGTCTTCGTACGTCGCGACAATCCGGTTGTCTTGGAGGCGTTCTCCAATGCGTGCCGCTTTCATCCGGCAGAAAATGTCCTTCCCGTCCATGTGACGGCACAGGGCTTCCATCTCGACCGTAATGTTTTCCTGAATGCCCAGGGCCTGATAGACCTCGTTTCCGATGCGCTGGAACTCCTCTTCGCTGCGGTACAGGATGCGCGCGGATCGGCCGTAAAGCTCTTCAGGCTGCCAGCCGAAGACGCGGGTCGTGTCGTCATTGGCAAACACGATCCGCCGGTTTTCCAGCCCGATGACCGCCAGGGGAATGGAGTTGAGGATCGAGGCTTCCATGGTCTTGGAATAGTCCAGTTTTTCCCGTGTCTCTTTCCACTCCGTGATGTCCAGCGAATTGCCAAGGATCGCCGGCCGGCCTCTGTATTCCGTGAGGTTGAGGGTCAGCATGATCCAGCGCACGGTGCCGTCCTTGCAGATGATCCGGACTTCGAAGGGAACGGCCATCCCTTCCCGGATCATGCGCCGGGTCAGGGTGCGGGCCTTCTCCCGGTCATCGGGGTGAATGCAGTACAGGGAATCCTTTCCGACGAGTTCCTCCGGCGTGTATCCGGCGAAGGCGGCGGCACTCCGGTTGAGGAACTGGAATTGCCCGTCCTGGAGCAGGTAGATCCCGGTGAAGGACCGGTCCGTCAGGCTTTTGTAGAGTCCCTCCCACTCCATCTTCTCCGTGATGTCTTCCGCCGTTCCTTCGAAGTACTCGACGGTTCCGTCCTCTCTCCGGACGGCATGGCTGTTCAGGGACAGCCAGATCGTTCTCCCGCTCCGGTGTCGAAACGGGGCGATGAATCCCAGGAGCAAACCCTTCTCCGCGAGCAGCGAGCGTGCCCTTTCCCGGTCACGGGGATCCAGGTAGAGCTCCCGGCCGATGTCGGCGACCGCGTCGATCATCTCCTGCGGCGAGTCATAGCCGAACATGCGTGCCAGGGCGGGATTGACCATCGTGTAGCGGCCCTCCGGCGTGGACTGGAAGATCCCGAGAATGGAATCCTCGAAGATGCGGTGAAATTTACGCTCGCTTGTGAAAAGGGCACGGTTCGCCTCGTCCAGTTCCTGCACTTTCTCCTCGAGTTTGCGGACGACGGTTTCACTGTACCCTTTCAGGAATTCATCATCAGGAGGAGGCTCCGCTTTCAAGGAAGGCAGGTCCATTCCGCCTCGTCTCTCCAGAAGCATGCGGATCGATTTCACGACCTCGAACGGGTCGACTGGTTTGACAAGGATCAGATCGACTCCCTGATCCAGGGCGAACTGCCGGTCTTTCGGGTCCGTGTAGGTCGCCGTGTAGAATACGAAAGGGATGTTCTTCAGGTTTTCATCGAGCTTGCACTCTCTGAGAAACGTGAACCCGTCCATGACGGGCATGAAGATGTCCGAGATGATGAGATCCGGAAAGGAAGACCTTGCCTGCTCCAGCGCCTCTTTTCCGTTGGCGGCGCTGACCGTGTCGAAGCCCTCCTCCCGGAGGATGATGTCGAGCAGATAGACGTTCTCGGAGGTGTCGTCAACGATCAGAATCTTCGACATCAGGCAGACCTTTTTTCACGGTTGGAGAAAGGATTCAAACGTCTGGCCTATGTTGATGGAAGCATAAAAGGATGCTCATGCTGCCGGGGCGATTATATGTTGAGAAATGATTTCTTTCATCAACTTCTTTTTGATTCGGATCGATGGAACGCACAGGAGGGCTTTGATTGAATCGAGGCAAAGAAAGGGCGGGAAATCCGTCAGATGAAAATTGCCGGGCTTCCCGGCATCACCCGGTATAGACCCGGTGCAGAGGGTGATCGGTATATTGCACAACCTTGGGAGGCGGCAACGGCAGGCAAGTTTTCTTTATGCGGGCATCACGACTGGATTCCCGCAAGGACAAAGGACGTAATTTTGCCCATCATTCTGTAAAAAACGGTCCGTCCATGTATCGCGACCTTTTCTGCGAACGTACGGCCGAAAGTAGCAAGATGATGGTTTATGACATCGCCCTGCAGTTTCCGGGCGAACTCGGCATTTTCCCTGTTGTTCGTCTCGATGGCCTTGATCTCGTTGAAATACAGATAGGACAGGAACTCGAATTCCACCGCGATATGGTCAGGCGGCATCTTGAAATGCTCGGCGGGCCGGAGGCCGGCATCATAGTAAAGCCTTGCGATCTGGAATGTGGATTCCTGGAGAAGCTTCCCTTCATTGTAAACCGACTCGAAAAGATAGACCAGCCGGGGCTTGGAGGAAAAGAACATATGGGTGTAGTCCTTCTCCAGCTCCAGCAGGAGTTCATCGTCTCCCTTCCCCGAGCCTGTATATTCATTTGTAATAGCCGCAATATCTTCGGAGACCGATGCCGCGTTCGGGAGACATCCGACGGCCGAAAGGAGGGCTGCGGGAAACTCCCCCTTGCGGAGGCTTGTGATTATTTCCCGATCGGGATAGTTGAAGGCCTGGGCCAGCAGGGAGAAAATGGCCGCCCGTGCTTCCAGTTCAAGGATTTGTTTATTCTCTGTCGTCATGATTACGTCCTTTCGTGGGCTATGTTTCCATTGTGGACCGAACTGCCCGGGAAGCGTCTGTTAATGGGTTCCGACGGGTATTCCGGTCCCCCGGGAAGGGTTTTACCCCTTCCCGGGGAAGGTTATCCGAGAGAAATCAGGATTTCTTGTTGTTCTCTTCAGCCTCGACTCGTGCCCGGCGTTCGCTGAACTTCTTCAGGCCGGTAACCGCCAGGGCCGCCATGGCGGGTACGCCAAGATCTCCGTCCAGGGAAGCCTTTCCACCCTTCAGCATCCTCTTGGCTACTTTTGGATAACCGGCCGCAACGGGGTCTTCCTTGGTGAGAACGAACAGGTGCGTCCCGCCGTTCTCCTCGGATCCGTAAAGCTTCAGCTTCTTCTCCCTGGCCAGCTTCAGGGCCAGGGCCTTCATGGCCTTGTATTCGCCGAATTGCAGCGCTCCGGTGGGACATACCTCCACACAGGCCGGCTGCTTCCCGCCCCCAAGACGCTGGGCACAGAAGCTGCATTTGACGATTTTCTTCAAGTCTGCATCGAACTGCGGAATATGGAACGGACAGACCCGGACGCAGGTCTGGCAGCCGATGCAGGTTTTGGCATCATACAACACCGGTCCGTAATCCGACTTGGTCAGTGCCTTGACGGGGCAGTTCTTCACGCACTGCGGATCGAGGCAATGCATGCAGCGTTTCTGGTACAGGCCGCCGTCGTTGATGGTGACGAAGGTTCGGAAAAGACCCTTCGACGCCTGGTCGTGATACCGGAACTCCTGGATGCACCGGTATGCGCAGCTGTTGCAGCCGGTGCAGAACGTACTGTCGAGCAGGATCGCGTATTCTTTCATCGTCATTCACCTCACTTATGCTTTTCTGACGCTGACATAGACGTCTTCCACCCAGCCCATCCCGGTCGGATCGTGCTTCTTGACGATGTTGGGATCCTTCTGCGGGATCAGATCCCCGTCCCGGTAACCGAAATCCTTGGCATGCCGAAGATTTTTCGCCCGGTGCCCGATTCCGTGGAAGGTCAGGATGCAGTCCTGCCTTGTGACGCGGTTTGTCAGATGCAGCTTCGCCTTCTGCGGCCGGGGAAGATCCTTCATGTAGTTGGGATCGTTCTCCAGGATCACCATATCCCCTTCCTTGAGGCCCAGTTTCCTGCCCGCTTCCGGGTTCATCCAGACGCAGTCCATGAAGTTTCGGACGGTCACTTCCTTCAGGACGGCGTTGTTGATGAAGTTCGGATCCGCATGCATGTACCAGGGGGCGCGGGTAATCAGCAGGGAGAACTTGTAGTCGCCCGTGGATTCATGCCACCGGGTCGCCCAGACCGGCAGCGGTTCATGCCCAACCCGGGAGAATTCGTCGATGTACATTCGCACTCTCCCCTTAGGCCGGCCGTAACCGATCTCCTCGATCTGTTTATAGTTTTTGTAAGGCTTCCGGTCGATCCAGAAACTCCCCTTCTTGTTGAAATCGGCTCCGTTCTCCGCTGCGCCAGCCTTCTTGACGGCGATGTCGCCCATGTTCATCGGAATCAGCTTCTTGGGATCACTGCTCCCGTCCGTGGTCCAGTATTTCGGAGCCATGGCCAGGCCGATCTTGGCGGCGAATCCGCCCCATCCGATCTGATCGCCCGGAGTCTTCTGAACCGGAACGCCGCCGGCGAGGCAGGGATATTTCGGGTAGTAGAGGCGCAGGTCGAGTTTACCCTCCTCGAACTGGTGGGGGGCAGGAATCACGTAGTCGCAGAAGTATCCAAGGTCGTCCAGGTAGAGGTT
This DNA window, taken from Syntrophales bacterium, encodes the following:
- a CDS encoding PAS domain S-box protein, giving the protein MHRCLIVDDQEENLYLLEFVLEGAGYQVERAVNGAEALEKARRRPPDVIISDILMPVMDGYALCREWKADEKLNHIPFIVYTATYTDPKDQDFALDLGADRFVVKPQEPDVLVRLVREVLDESYSARQVAVMPLGEEMEIFRQHNEILFRKLEKKMSDLEAVNHQLRILEEKYRLSFEHVTDVIITIDADLVISSITPCLERILGYKPEEFVSRPVFDLKTILTPDSFERVASDVERILHGDTIEAARYRFIARDGCIKHGEISGSPIWSNGKIIGMVSIARDITERQKMEEKLQAAYAKRQELEFIIDHSPAVAWLWKAEPGWPVEYVSGSITSYGYVPDDFTGGLISYASIVHPEDIQRIGTEVEQYTREGRGEFTQEYRIFSKSGEIRWIDDRTWIRRGPDGSITHYQGIAIDITDRKQAEEALQRSEVRFRQLFERMCSCAVIYEAVDDGQDFVIRDFNQAAERLEKIKKEEVLGRKVTEVFPGVRDFGLFDVFRRVWETGRAEDHDITFYKDQRIEGWRENHVFRLPSGEIVALYEDVTNRKQVEEALRKSEAKYRNILEDIDDAYFELNLRGDLVFFNEALVSKTGYTHEELIGMNYRKYISPETSKLVLDIFSKIYNTGQPVRLFDYDVVMKDGQVKNYESWAGLLSDEQGNPIGFRGMARDITTRKQAEKNLQETLENLRKALGTTIHVLVSAVETRDPYTAGHQVRVSELAANIAEEMGLSRDRIEGLRMAAVIHDIGKLYVPAEILSKPKKLREIEFALVREHAQKGYEILKDVESPWQLAEIVYQHHERMDGSGYPRKLEGEEIILEARILAVSDVVESMASHRPYRPTLGIEAAVEEIERNRGILYDRDVVDACLRLIREKGYSVLQ
- a CDS encoding PAS domain S-box protein, with protein sequence MSKILIVDDTSENVYLLDIILREEGFDTVSAANGKEALEQARSSFPDLIISDIFMPVMDGFTFLRECKLDENLKNIPFVFYTATYTDPKDRQFALDQGVDLILVKPVDPFEVVKSIRMLLERRGGMDLPSLKAEPPPDDEFLKGYSETVVRKLEEKVQELDEANRALFTSERKFHRIFEDSILGIFQSTPEGRYTMVNPALARMFGYDSPQEMIDAVADIGRELYLDPRDRERARSLLAEKGLLLGFIAPFRHRSGRTIWLSLNSHAVRREDGTVEYFEGTAEDITEKMEWEGLYKSLTDRSFTGIYLLQDGQFQFLNRSAAAFAGYTPEELVGKDSLYCIHPDDREKARTLTRRMIREGMAVPFEVRIICKDGTVRWIMLTLNLTEYRGRPAILGNSLDITEWKETREKLDYSKTMEASILNSIPLAVIGLENRRIVFANDDTTRVFGWQPEELYGRSARILYRSEEEFQRIGNEVYQALGIQENITVEMEALCRHMDGKDIFCRMKAARIGERLQDNRIVATYEDITELVETKERLGQTFEQLQNTLSGTIRTISSLLEAKDPYTAGHQERVNRLVTAIAREMHLPEEHVQFLGTAALLHDVGKIHIPSDILSKPGKLSDVEYRLIQIHPEEGYEIIRHIDFAYPIAEVIFQHHERLDGSGYPRGLSGDRILQGARIIAVADVVEAMSSHRPYRPSLGVDVALDEITMHRGTRYDAGVVDACRRLLLEKGFRFENDHAANQPAEPPSSTLGRPASGPQREGKG
- a CDS encoding molecular chaperone TorD family protein, which codes for MTTENKQILELEARAAIFSLLAQAFNYPDREIITSLRKGEFPAALLSAVGCLPNAASVSEDIAAITNEYTGSGKGDDELLLELEKDYTHMFFSSKPRLVYLFESVYNEGKLLQESTFQIARLYYDAGLRPAEHFKMPPDHIAVEFEFLSYLYFNEIKAIETNNRENAEFARKLQGDVINHHLATFGRTFAEKVAIHGRTVFYRMMGKITSFVLAGIQS
- a CDS encoding 4Fe-4S dicluster domain-containing protein, with the protein product MKEYAILLDSTFCTGCNSCAYRCIQEFRYHDQASKGLFRTFVTINDGGLYQKRCMHCLDPQCVKNCPVKALTKSDYGPVLYDAKTCIGCQTCVRVCPFHIPQFDADLKKIVKCSFCAQRLGGGKQPACVEVCPTGALQFGEYKAMKALALKLAREKKLKLYGSEENGGTHLFVLTKEDPVAAGYPKVAKRMLKGGKASLDGDLGVPAMAALAVTGLKKFSERRARVEAEENNKKS